The genomic DNA GGTCATGCAGATCGGCGGCGACGAAATCGACCTGGCCGAACCACGGCATGGCTTGAGCCGGCTCCAGCCGACGTGCCAGCGCACGCACCCGGTACCCGCGCGCCAGTAAGGCGGCGACCAGATGCCGGCCCACAAAGCCTGTGGCACCGGTGACAAGCACCTTCATCGCGATCACAGGACGGTCAGCTCAGGCACGGCGATGACGAACCGACCGCCCCATTCGCGGATCTGCGCCTGCTGTTCGCTGACTTCCTTGAGCAGGTTCCACGGCAGCACCAGTACATAATCCGGCCGCTCGATGGCCAGGCGCTCGGGGGCTACCACGGGAATTCGGCTGCCCGGCAGGAACTTGCCCTGCTTGTGCGGGTTGGCGTCGGCCACCCAGGCCAGCAGGTCGGGCTTCACGCCTGCGTAGTTGAACAGGGTGTTGCCCTTTGCTGCAGCACCATAGCCGACCACTCGCTTGCCTTCGGCCTTGGCCTGCAACAGGAAGCGCAGCAGCTGGTGCTTGATCCGCTGCGCCGCCGGTGCAAGGGTACTGTAGAACGCCGCCGTGCTGACACCGACCCGCGCCTCGATGCCAAGCAGATCGTCGACACTGGCCTGGCGCGTGCGCGGGCCATCGGCGCGCTGCACGAAAACCCGCAACGAACCGCCATGGGTCGGCAGTTCGCTGACATCGAAGATCACCAGGCCGTTGCGGGCACAAAGCGTGTTGACCGCCGTCAGCGACAGGTAGGAGTAGTGCTCATGGTAAAGGGTATCGAACTGCTGCTCGGCCATCAGGCGCAGCAGGTGCGGAAACTCGAAAGTGGCCACACCATCGGCTTTGAGCAGGGTCGAGAAACCGCGCAGAAAATCGTTGATGTCCGGCACGTGGGCGAGCACGTTGTTGGCGGCCATCAGGTCAGCCGACCAACCTTCACTCGCCAGGTCATGGGCGGCCTGTTCGCCGAAGAACACTTCACGAATCTGCAGCCCTTTCTCCCGGGCCGCCTGTGCAGTGCTTCGGGTGGGTTCGACACCTAGGCAGGGAATGCCGCGCTCTGCCACATACTGCAACAGATACCCGTCGTTGGCGGCGATTTCAACCACCCGGCTCTCGCCGTTCAGGCCGAAACGCTCGACCATCTGCCCGACATAGTCGCGGGCATGGGCCAGCCACGAACTGGAATAGGAGCTGAAGTACGCATAGTCGGCATCGAACAGCGTCTCGGCCCGGGTGTAATCCTCGGTCTGCACCAGCCAGCACTGCTCACACACCGCCACTTTAAGCGGCACCCAGGCCTCGGCTGCGGCCAGCTGGTCAGCGCGCAGGTAAGCGTTGGACGGCGGCGCAGTGCCAAGGTCGATCAGGGGCAGGCTCAGGCAGGTACCACAGCCACGGCAGTTCATGGACGCACTCCGGTAAACGACAGGTCCAGCAAGGGATGAGCGGCATCCCGGGCCGACAGATTCTTGACAGCGAGCGGCCAACGGATGGCCAACTTCGGATCGAGTACCGACAGCCCGCCTTCGCGGCCCGGCGCATAGTCGGCACTGTGCAGGTAAAGCAGCTCGGCATCCTCGCTCAGCACCTGGAAACCATGGGCAAAGCCGGCCGGTATCAACAGGCTGCGGCCATCGCCGGCTCGCAAGTGCTCGGCGTGCCAGTGCAGGAAGGTTGGCGAGCCTTCGCGAAGGTCCACTGCCACGTCCCACACCTCACCGCGCAGGCAGGTGATCAGCTTGGCCTCCGGGGTGTCGCCGGTCTGATAGTGCAGGCCGCGCACGCTGCCTGAGCCCTGAGTGTGCGAGTGATTGATCTGGCGCACATGGAACGGCGCACCCAGGGCGCCCAGGCTGGATTCGCAGAACAGCCGCGCGAACTGCCCGCGGGCATCGCCATGACGCTTGTGCTGGACACTGAACAGGCCACCCAGTGGCAAGGCTTGCAGCAGCAGATCAGTCACGGCAACTCCGTGTACAGGTTCAGCTGGTGCAGCGTGACGGCGCGCATGTTATCGCCACGCTGCCACGCCAGGTGCCAGTCGAGCGTGTGCTGCAGGCATTCGTGCAACGACCAGCGCGTGCGCCAGCCCAGCACCTGGCGGGCACGAGAGCTGTCCAGGCGTAGCAACCCTGCTTCGTGCAACTCGCTTGGCTCGACACGTAACCCTGGTGCCTGCGGCCATTGCCGGGCCAGGCGGTCGACCACCTCACCGACGCTGCACATGTCGCCTTCGCTCGGGCCGAAGTTCCACGCGCCGGCGCAGGCCGGCCCCTGGGTGTACAGGCGCTCGGCCAGTTGCAGGTAGCCGGCCAGCGGTTCCAGGGCGTGCTGCCAGGGGCGCACGGCCTGCGGGTAGCGCAGGGTGACCGGCGCCCCGGCCGACCAAGCCTTGAGCACATCGGGGACAAGCCGCTCTGCGGCAAAGTCTCCGCCGCCCAGTACATTGCCGGCGCGCGCGGTGGCCAGTGCCACGCCATGTTCTGCGTGTTCGGCGGCCGGGAAGAATGACGCGGCATAGGACTGCGCCAGCAGCTCGCAGCAGGCCTTGCTGCTGCTGTACGGGTCATGCCCGCCCAGGGCCTCGTTCTCGCGGTATGGCCAGGGCCATTCCTGGTTGGCATAGACCTTATCGGTGGTTACCAGGACGCACGCACGCACCCCGCCAACCTGGCGTACCGCTTCAAGCAGATTAAGGGTGCCCATGACGTTGCTGGAATAGGTGCCTAGCGGGTCACGGTAGGCCTCGCGCACCAGTGGCTGAGCCGCCAGGTGCAGGACGATTTCCGGCTGGGCCTGGGCCACAGCTTCTAGCAGCGCGCCGAGGTCGCGCAGGTCGCCGCGCACGTCGGTAATATCGCTGCCGACCTGGGCAAGCTCGAACAGGCTTGGTTCGGTGCCAGGGTCCAGCGCGAAGCCAGTGACCTGAGCCCCGAGCTCACGTAACCAGAGCGCCAGCCAACTGCCTTTGAAACCCGTGTGACCGGTGAGCAGAACACGCTTGCCCTGCCAGAACGCTGGACTCAGGCCCACTGCTTCCATGGGGCCTCCCCGCTTTGCCAGAGGTGTTCCAGATGGTTCTTGTCACGCAGCGTGTCCATTGGATGCCAGAAGCCATCATGCTGAAAGGCGTTCAACTGCGACTCAGCAGCCAGGCAGGCAAGCGGCTCCGACTCCCAGGAGGTCTGATCGTCGGCGATGTAGTCGAGTACCTTGGGCGAAAGCACGAAGAAGCCACCGTTGATCCAGCCACCGTCACCACGGGGCTTTTCGACAAATCCAGTGACGCTGTCGCCGTCGCGTGCCAGCGCGCCGTAGCGGCCAGGAGGCTGTACCGCTGTGACGGTGGCGAGTTTGCCGTGGGCCAGGTGGAAATCCACCAGGGCGCCGATGTTCAGGTCCGAAACACCATCGCCGTATGTGAAACAGAAGGCATCTTCGCCCTCAAGGTAGCGAGCGGCGCGGCGAAGGCGGCCACCGGTCATGGTGTCTTCACCGGTGTCGACCAAGGTCACGCGCCATGGCTCGCTATAGTTCTGGTGCACGTCCATGCGGTTTTCGCGCATGTCGAAGGTGACGTCCGAGGTGTGCAGGAAGTAGTTGGCGAAGAAATCCTTGATCGCGTAGCCCTTGTAGCCCAGGCAGATCACGAAATCGTGGATGCCGTGAGCCGAGTACTGCTTCATGATGTGCCAGAGAATTGGCTTCCCACCGATTTCGATCATGGGTTTGGGCTTGAGGTGAGACTCTTCGCTGATACGCGTGCCCAGTCCACCCGCCAGAATTACCGCCTTCATGTGGTCCCCTCTTGTTCGTCACCGGCCATAAATCATGTGGCTGCACGATTTATGGCGATATGACGGGGGGCTTGCAGGAAACGCGCCAGAAGGCGCTTTACTGGTGTCGTTTATACACCCCGCGGTCAGCCCGGCATCCAGCCGCTGTACCAATGCTGAACGTGCTCTTCGCGCAGCACATAGTCACGCAGCACTTCCTGCTTCAGACGGTCGCCCTGGCGGAAACTTTCGTCGGGGTCCGCCAAGTGCATGCGGATCGCCTCCAGCCACTCGGCCGTGCTGTTGGTCTTGATCCGCGTGCACGGCAAGTAGCCTTCATAAGCACGGGTGTCGGTGACGATCACCGGGTACCCGCACGCGCCATATTCCAGCAAGCGCAAGTTGCTCTTGCAGTCATTGAAGATGTGGTACTCCAGCGGCGCCAAGGCCAGGTCCAGATTCAGGCTGGCGAGCTTGGCCGGGTACAGCTCCAGGGGCACCGGCGGATGGAACTCGCTGATGTACGGCCGCAATGCCGGCGGACACATACCGAAGAACACCCATTCAACTTCGTTCGCCAAGGTCCTGACCACCTCGGCAATCACTTCCAGGTCGCCGGTATGGCTGGTGCCACCACCCCAACCAACCCGCGGCTTGCGCGCGCTGCGGCGCTGGCTACGCAAACCGCTCCAGAGCTGCTCGGCCAGCATGTTCGGCATTACCCGGATATCGCTATGGGTGTCATGCAGCGCATCCGCCAGCGCCTGGGTCGAGACCACCAGCCGATCACAGCGTTCGATACCTCGGCGCAGAGATTTTTCCAGATCTTTTGGCGTGTGCTTGAGGTGCCCGTTCTTCTTCGGCACATCAATCACGTAGTCGTCCAGCTCGTAGATGCAAAAGCCCTTGGAGAAGGTCTTGAGTCGCTCGATCTCCTTGACGAACCCTTCGGTATAACGCCCCTGCAGAATTGCCACATCCGGCGAGCTGCGTTCCAGTTCGACGTTGCTCGGTATCTCGAAGTACTGCTGCTGGGTCACCCAGCCAGCTTTCTCCAGCTCGACCAGCGGCTGGATCACCCGGTAATGCCCGACCGCAGTCTTGTTCATTGGCAACGCCAGCACATGGGGCAGTGGACGGCTGACGAAGGGCGTCCAGGCGGCCTTGAGGCCCGGATCCAGGCAGAAGCTGGAGCCGTTCAGGGACAGGTTGATATTGTAAGCGGGGTCACGCGCCACCACCGGCATCCAGGCCTTGAAGAAGGCATCATGCTGCTGCGCCAGCTGGGCCTGGCGCTCGGCTTCAGCCTGCGCATCGATCGCCGCCGGCGCTGGCGGGTCCAGTACCAGCCGGGCATCCGGCGCCCACACCACGAGGTACCCGGCTTCGCCCAGGCGCAGACCCAGGTCGATATCGCTAAAGGCCAGGCTGAACACGCTTTCATTGAGCCCGCCTAACGACAGGAACAGCTCTTTGCGCACCAACAGGCAGTCAGCGCCAACAGCAGAATAATTCTGCGCCACTTGCAAGCGCTGCATGTAACCGCCCGCCTCCATGGGCTCGCCCACGAACGGTGACCCCACGGCGCCACGCAGGCCCAGCACGCCACCCGCATGCACGATCAGGCCATGAGCGTTGCAGAGCTTGGCACCGACCGCTCCGACTTCAGGGCGCTGGCCATGGCTGAGCATTGCGTCGAGCCAGTCTGGCTCGGTGACCACAGCGAACGGGCTCAACATCAACAGGTATTCACCCCGGGCGTGTTGCGCGGCAAGGTTCTGCACAGCGGCGAAGCTGGCCTGCTCGCCCAGCGTCAGGACCCGCAACTTGTCTTCGCCCAGCTGTTGCAGGGCGGTGAGCCAGGCGTGGGTCTCACCACCTTGACTGGCATTGTCGACAATCAGCACTTCGTAGTGACCGTAGGCAGTCTTCTCAAGCACGCTTTCCAGGCAGCGCTCGAGGGCCGGCAACTGATCCTGGGCACTGATCACCAGGCTTACCAGTGGCTGGGTGGCGTGCAGGTAGCGGACCTGGTTGATTGCCCCGCCGCTGTTCTGCAGCCGGTAGGTCACGCCCAAGCGCTTGAGGTGGGCATCCAGCAGTTTCGGATTTTCCGCTACCACTGCCTCCGAAGACAGCCAGGCAGCGTAGCTGAACGCGCTCTCGGCCAGCACTTCCGGAATGTGTTCGATGGCATGGGGGCCGCGGCTTTCCACAAGCCGCCAGAGCAGTTCATGGGGCGCCAGCTCGCGATATCCGGGCGCGAAACCGCCCAATGCCCGCAAGGCGTCAAGCGAGAACGCCAGCATGCGACCGGTATAGGGGTATCCGCGCATCAAATCGAGGTTGAAGTCGGGCTTGAACACCGGCTCCACGGACGCCTCATCCCGCACTCCCCCCTCATCGCCATAGCAGCAGGCGATCTGCGGGCGCGACACGACCCGCTCGGCCAGGAGCATCAGGCTGAAGGCATTGAGCCGGTCGCCAGCACGCAGCAGGTAGATCCAGTCCACCCCGCCCAACTGGCCAAGCGCCGTGTTCAGTTGTTCGGCCCAGTCAGCCTGCAAAGGCTGGCTGACCCGCCGCACATGCGGACCGCCTGGCAGCGGTGAGCGTGACAGTACCAGCGTCATCTCTGCGCCATAAGCCTGGCGCTCGATGCTGTCCAGGGTGACTTGCAGAGCTTGTGCATCGCCCTCGCTGTCGATAACCACAGGTACGATACGCGGACGCATTGGCCAGTGCTCGCTAAGACGCATCAGCCGCGCGAGTACCAACGGGTCCTGCCTGCAAGCCAGCCACTTCCCGTACAGTTCGGAGAAACTGTCGCTGTCGCTGCCGACATGGGATTCCTGAATCGCCTGCAGGCAGCGCAGGGTATGGATCAGGAACAGGTTCTCCCAGATACGCGGGGTATCGCCCTCGTCGCCCTGGAGGATTTGCACCCGCACCCAACCGGAGAAAGGCTCACGTGCTGCAGTACGAGCGGCGAACATGTCGCGCAGGTGTTGTGATTCACTGGTAGCGGCAGCCTTCACATCACTCTGGCGACGCATTTGGTCGGGATGAACCCGCTCGACACAGTGCACCCCGGCGGTCACGCCCAAATGCCCGCGACGCAGCAGGCACACGAACAACACGAAATCGAGCATTGCCACAAAGCCCGGCGCCAGCGCAGGCAGCAATTCACGCAGATCGCGGGTACGCACCAGCACGCTGCTCAGCCCGCCGATGAAGTTGAGCTGGCGGGTCTCGAAGAAATCCAGCAGGTCGTCACCGTTGAACAGTGTGTCGCCAAAGGTGACCGGGCTGGTTTCCAGGCGCTGCGGCAGAATGTGATCTTCAGCATCGACCAAGTGACGCCTGGCCGCGACCAGGCTTACATCGTCATGGGCCTGGAACAGACGCACCTGGCTGGACACGCAATCGGCCATCAGGCGGTCATCGTCACAGAGGAACTTGATGTAGTCGCCCTGGCTCTGCTCTAGCCCGTGTTGCAGATTCCCGACAAACCCCAGCGGTTGCGGGTTACGCAAGTAAGTCAGCGGATGACGTGCAAGACTGCGTAGCTCATCGACCACCGCCTCGATCTGCGTACCTGGGCTGTCGTCGCAGACGATGACTTCGAGGTTTGCGTAATCCTGAGCCAGGGCGCTGACCAGAGCAGAACGGAAGTAACGGGGGTTGCAGGCGGGAATGACGAGGCTGACTAGAGGGGCTGGGTTCACGAGGAAATCTCTCGACCGATGACTGCCCGCAGGGAATTCAGAACAGTCGATACTACGGGGAAATCAATGCGCCTTCACCGCGTACCCGAGGGGTAAGCGGTGAAGGCGACAGGCGCACTTAACCGATGGCGTTGAACAGGCTCAGCTGGCTGACGCGTGCGAAAGCCGCCTGCGAAGCCTGGAGCAAGGTCTGCTGCTGGGTAAGGCGGACAAGCACTGTGGCAGGGTCCGAGTCACGGATCGACGACTGCGTGGTGCTGTTGGCAATGCTCAGACTCTCGTTGGTGTTTTGCTGGATTTCCAGCGCCTTGCCACGGGCACCGATATCGGTGACTGCCGTGTTGAGCGCGTCCTGACCGCTCTGGATGTTGGCGATGGCCGAATCCAGGTCCGCACGCAGTTGCTGGTAGGCGGCGTTGTCGCCGTCGATCGGCTTGCTCAACGCCGTACGCAACTGGGCGACGGTGTCCAGAACGTTCTGGGTCTGGTGGTTGTCGACGTTCACCACGTACTGGTCACCGGACTGCTGCGCGGGCGTGCTGGTGAAGGTGAAGTCCACACCGGCAGCCGAGGCGACGTTGCCAGTCATGGCACCACTGGCCACCGGGCGGCTGTCAGCGGTCAGCGGCTGGGCATAGAGTTCGAAGTCCGTGGCACTGGTGAACTTGATGACCGCACCGCCATTGGGAAACATGGCTTTGTACTGGGCCGGATCAGTGATGCTGATCGAAGATACCTGAGCACTCGACGGGTTGCCCGGGCTACGGGTCGCAGTGATGGTATCGGGCTTGCTTTGCAGGGTGAAGGTATGACCTGCCACCGCTGCATCCGGAACGTCGCCGTCCTGAAGGTTGATGTTCAGCCGCATGTCCACACCACGGAAGCTGATCATCGATCCGCCTACGGTATCGGGATCGAATTTACCACCCTGGGTGGCCTCGGCGGTCACATCGTTGCCCAAGCTGTCGGTGATGCTGAACTCGGTACTGCTGAGCATGGTGACTGTGTACGGCTGACCACTACGGAAGCGATCGTTGTACGTGACGCTGCCGGACACTTGCCCATTGGACAGCTTCACGCGGCCGTCATCCACCGCGGGGGAGCTCAGGCTGGTTTCGGTGCGACTGGTGTTGAGGGCTTGCTCGAACACGCTATAGCCAGAGCTGTTGCCGGCCATCTTGAGCATGTCACCGACCTGCAGCTCCAGCTGGGTCTGGTCACCCTGATAAGAGTAGGTACCATCGGCGTTGCGCACGAACGGCGCGGTGTCGGTACTGGAGCCGGCAAACAGGTACTGGCCATTCTCATCACGGCTGTTCATGAGGCTCAACAGCTGGTCTTCCAACTGCCCCAGCTCGGCTGCCTTGGCCTTGCGTTCGGTGTCGGTGTAGCCGGCGTTACCCGACTCGATTGCCAGCTCGTTGACCCGCGTCAGGATCGTGTTGATCGAATTGAGCGTGGTCTCGGTCTGGTTCAGCGAGTTGGTGATGTTTGTCGCGTTGGTCTTGTACTGGGCCAGCATGTCTGCCTGATTACCCAGCTGCAGCAGACGTGCAGCCCCCACCGGATCATCGGCAGCGGTGTTGACCCTGACGAAGGAACTGGCCTCTTCGTTGGTCTTGATCAGGTTGGAATAGTTGCGCTGGTAGTTCGCCGCGCTGGTCTGGTAGAACTGGGCCGTGGAAATACGCATGGATCAATACTCCTTAAAGCG from Pseudomonas putida includes the following:
- a CDS encoding class I SAM-dependent methyltransferase; the protein is MNCRGCGTCLSLPLIDLGTAPPSNAYLRADQLAAAEAWVPLKVAVCEQCWLVQTEDYTRAETLFDADYAYFSSYSSSWLAHARDYVGQMVERFGLNGESRVVEIAANDGYLLQYVAERGIPCLGVEPTRSTAQAAREKGLQIREVFFGEQAAHDLASEGWSADLMAANNVLAHVPDINDFLRGFSTLLKADGVATFEFPHLLRLMAEQQFDTLYHEHYSYLSLTAVNTLCARNGLVIFDVSELPTHGGSLRVFVQRADGPRTRQASVDDLLGIEARVGVSTAAFYSTLAPAAQRIKHQLLRFLLQAKAEGKRVVGYGAAAKGNTLFNYAGVKPDLLAWVADANPHKQGKFLPGSRIPVVAPERLAIERPDYVLVLPWNLLKEVSEQQAQIREWGGRFVIAVPELTVL
- a CDS encoding dTDP-4-dehydrorhamnose 3,5-epimerase family protein → MTDLLLQALPLGGLFSVQHKRHGDARGQFARLFCESSLGALGAPFHVRQINHSHTQGSGSVRGLHYQTGDTPEAKLITCLRGEVWDVAVDLREGSPTFLHWHAEHLRAGDGRSLLIPAGFAHGFQVLSEDAELLYLHSADYAPGREGGLSVLDPKLAIRWPLAVKNLSARDAAHPLLDLSFTGVRP
- the rfbG gene encoding CDP-glucose 4,6-dehydratase, with the translated sequence MEAVGLSPAFWQGKRVLLTGHTGFKGSWLALWLRELGAQVTGFALDPGTEPSLFELAQVGSDITDVRGDLRDLGALLEAVAQAQPEIVLHLAAQPLVREAYRDPLGTYSSNVMGTLNLLEAVRQVGGVRACVLVTTDKVYANQEWPWPYRENEALGGHDPYSSSKACCELLAQSYAASFFPAAEHAEHGVALATARAGNVLGGGDFAAERLVPDVLKAWSAGAPVTLRYPQAVRPWQHALEPLAGYLQLAERLYTQGPACAGAWNFGPSEGDMCSVGEVVDRLARQWPQAPGLRVEPSELHEAGLLRLDSSRARQVLGWRTRWSLHECLQHTLDWHLAWQRGDNMRAVTLHQLNLYTELP
- the rfbF gene encoding glucose-1-phosphate cytidylyltransferase, producing the protein MKAVILAGGLGTRISEESHLKPKPMIEIGGKPILWHIMKQYSAHGIHDFVICLGYKGYAIKDFFANYFLHTSDVTFDMRENRMDVHQNYSEPWRVTLVDTGEDTMTGGRLRRAARYLEGEDAFCFTYGDGVSDLNIGALVDFHLAHGKLATVTAVQPPGRYGALARDGDSVTGFVEKPRGDGGWINGGFFVLSPKVLDYIADDQTSWESEPLACLAAESQLNAFQHDGFWHPMDTLRDKNHLEHLWQSGEAPWKQWA
- a CDS encoding glycosyltransferase; the encoded protein is MNPAPLVSLVIPACNPRYFRSALVSALAQDYANLEVIVCDDSPGTQIEAVVDELRSLARHPLTYLRNPQPLGFVGNLQHGLEQSQGDYIKFLCDDDRLMADCVSSQVRLFQAHDDVSLVAARRHLVDAEDHILPQRLETSPVTFGDTLFNGDDLLDFFETRQLNFIGGLSSVLVRTRDLRELLPALAPGFVAMLDFVLFVCLLRRGHLGVTAGVHCVERVHPDQMRRQSDVKAAATSESQHLRDMFAARTAAREPFSGWVRVQILQGDEGDTPRIWENLFLIHTLRCLQAIQESHVGSDSDSFSELYGKWLACRQDPLVLARLMRLSEHWPMRPRIVPVVIDSEGDAQALQVTLDSIERQAYGAEMTLVLSRSPLPGGPHVRRVSQPLQADWAEQLNTALGQLGGVDWIYLLRAGDRLNAFSLMLLAERVVSRPQIACCYGDEGGVRDEASVEPVFKPDFNLDLMRGYPYTGRMLAFSLDALRALGGFAPGYRELAPHELLWRLVESRGPHAIEHIPEVLAESAFSYAAWLSSEAVVAENPKLLDAHLKRLGVTYRLQNSGGAINQVRYLHATQPLVSLVISAQDQLPALERCLESVLEKTAYGHYEVLIVDNASQGGETHAWLTALQQLGEDKLRVLTLGEQASFAAVQNLAAQHARGEYLLMLSPFAVVTEPDWLDAMLSHGQRPEVGAVGAKLCNAHGLIVHAGGVLGLRGAVGSPFVGEPMEAGGYMQRLQVAQNYSAVGADCLLVRKELFLSLGGLNESVFSLAFSDIDLGLRLGEAGYLVVWAPDARLVLDPPAPAAIDAQAEAERQAQLAQQHDAFFKAWMPVVARDPAYNINLSLNGSSFCLDPGLKAAWTPFVSRPLPHVLALPMNKTAVGHYRVIQPLVELEKAGWVTQQQYFEIPSNVELERSSPDVAILQGRYTEGFVKEIERLKTFSKGFCIYELDDYVIDVPKKNGHLKHTPKDLEKSLRRGIERCDRLVVSTQALADALHDTHSDIRVMPNMLAEQLWSGLRSQRRSARKPRVGWGGGTSHTGDLEVIAEVVRTLANEVEWVFFGMCPPALRPYISEFHPPVPLELYPAKLASLNLDLALAPLEYHIFNDCKSNLRLLEYGACGYPVIVTDTRAYEGYLPCTRIKTNSTAEWLEAIRMHLADPDESFRQGDRLKQEVLRDYVLREEHVQHWYSGWMPG
- a CDS encoding flagellar hook-associated protein 3; protein product: MRISTAQFYQTSAANYQRNYSNLIKTNEEASSFVRVNTAADDPVGAARLLQLGNQADMLAQYKTNATNITNSLNQTETTLNSINTILTRVNELAIESGNAGYTDTERKAKAAELGQLEDQLLSLMNSRDENGQYLFAGSSTDTAPFVRNADGTYSYQGDQTQLELQVGDMLKMAGNSSGYSVFEQALNTSRTETSLSSPAVDDGRVKLSNGQVSGSVTYNDRFRSGQPYTVTMLSSTEFSITDSLGNDVTAEATQGGKFDPDTVGGSMISFRGVDMRLNINLQDGDVPDAAVAGHTFTLQSKPDTITATRSPGNPSSAQVSSISITDPAQYKAMFPNGGAVIKFTSATDFELYAQPLTADSRPVASGAMTGNVASAAGVDFTFTSTPAQQSGDQYVVNVDNHQTQNVLDTVAQLRTALSKPIDGDNAAYQQLRADLDSAIANIQSGQDALNTAVTDIGARGKALEIQQNTNESLSIANSTTQSSIRDSDPATVLVRLTQQQTLLQASQAAFARVSQLSLFNAIG